The Molothrus aeneus isolate 106 chromosome 31, BPBGC_Maene_1.0, whole genome shotgun sequence genome includes a window with the following:
- the LOC136568373 gene encoding uncharacterized protein, giving the protein MCSRQSSGGCHGMSSQSSGCHSSSSYQSEGSSCCGGGGGKVIISSGGGGGGSCCSGGSSGYGMGGGYCGGSSGSKSIIGGGSSGGYSGCGMGGGYGGGSSGSKTIIVGGGSGGSSGCCSGGSSSYGMGGGYGGSSGSKSIIVGGGSGGSSGCCSGGSSSYGMGGGYGGGSSGSKTIIGGGSSGGSSGCCSGGSSYGMGGGYGGSSGSKTIIVSGGSGGSSGCCSGGSSSYGMGGGYGGGSSGSKTIIGGGSSGGSSGWCSGGSSYGMGGGYGGSSGSKTIIGGGSSGGSSGWCSGGSSYGMGGGYSGGSSGSKTIIVSGGSGGSSGYCGGGSSGYGMGGECGGVSSGTKIIMGDGSSGGSSGCCSGGSSYGMGGGYGGGSSGSKSIIVGGGSGGSSGYCGGGSSGYGMGGGYGGGSSGSKTIIGGGGSGGSSGCCGGGYSYGMGGGYSGGSSGQTIIISSGGGGGGSSQQKCPIVIPSVVSHQSKQSSYWPYGQQK; this is encoded by the coding sequence ATGTGCTCCAGACAAAGCTCCGGAGGCTGCCATGGGATGTCCTCCCAGTCCAGCGGgtgccacagctcctccagTTACCAATCTGAAGGCTCCTCCTGCTGCGGGGGCGGAGGGGGCAAAGTCATCATCAGCTCTGGCGGTGGAGGAGGTGGATCCTGCTGCAGCGGGGGCTCCTCTGGATATGGGATGGGAGGGGGATACTGTGGTGGTTCTTCAGGATCAAAGAGCATCATTGGAGGGGGAAGCAGCGGAGGATATTCAGGTTGTGGCATGGGAGGAGGGTACGGTGGTGGCTCTTCAGGATCAAAGACCATCATTGTAGGTGGAGGTAGTGGAGGTTCCTCTGGATGCTGCAGTGGGGGCTCCTCCAGCTATGGAATGGGTGGAGGATATGGTGGATCTTCAGGATCAAAGAGCATCATTGTAGGTGGAGGTAGTGGAGGTTCCTCTGGATGCTGCAGTGGGGGCTCCTCCAGCTATGGAATGGGTGGAGGATATGGTGGTGGATCTTCAGGATCAAAGACCATCATTGGAGGGGGAAGCAGTGGAGGTTCCTCTGGATGCTGCAGTGGAGGATCCAGCTATGGAATGGGTGGAGGATATGGTGGATCTTCAGGATCAAAGACCATCATTGTAAGTGGAGGTAGTGGAGGTTCCTCTGGATGCTGCAGTGGGGGCTCCTCCAGCTATGGCATGGGTGGAGGATATGGTGGTGGATCTTCAGGATCAAAGACCATCATTGGAGGGGGAAGCAGTGGAGGGTCCTCTGGATGGTGCAGTGGAGGATCCAGCTATGGCATGGGTGGAGGATATGGTGGATCTTCAGGATCAAAGACCATCATTGGAGGGGGAAGCAGTGGAGGGTCCTCTGGATGGTGCAGTGGAGGATCCAGCTATGGAATGGGTGGAGGGTACAGTGGTGGATCCTCAGGATCTAAAACCATCATTGTAAGTGGAGGCAGTGGAGGTTCCTCTGGATACTGTGGTGGAGGATCTTCAGGTTATGGCATGGGTGGAGAATGTGGCGGTGTGTCTTCAGGAACCAAGATCATAATGGGAGATGGAAGCAGTGGAGGTtcctctgggtgctgcagtggAGGATCCAGCTATGGAATGGGTGGAGGATATGGTGGTGGATCTTCAGGATCAAAGAGCATCATTGTAGGGGGAGGTAGTGGAGGGTCCTCTGGATACTGTGGTGGAGGATCTTCAGGCTACGGCATGGGAGGAGGGTACGGTGGTGGCTCTTCAGGATCAAAGACCATCATTGGAGGTGGAGGCAGTGGTGGATCCTCCGGATGCTGCGGTGGAGGATACAGCTATGGCATGGGAGGAGGATACAGCGGTGGCTCCTCAGGCCAGACCATCATCATCAGCTCTGGAGGTGGCGGCGGAGGCTCCTCGCAGCAGAAATGTCCCATTGTCATCCCCAGCGTGGTGTCCCACCAGAGCAAGCAGAGCTCCTATTGGCCCTATGGCCAGCAGAAGTGA